The stretch of DNA TCTTCACTCTGGGAGGTGCACATGGCCAGTAAGCGGGGGGTCATCTTGCTGGTGGATGACAACGTCGACGACGTGGAACTGACGCTCATGGCGTTCGAGAAGATGCAGCTCGATGCCGACATCATTGTCGCTTACGACGGGCTGGAGGCCCTGGACTACCTCTTCGGCACGGGCCGTTACGCGGGCCGCGATGTGAGAGAGCTTCCCCGCCTGGTGCTGCTCGATTTGAAGATGCCCAGGCTGGATGGGCTCGGCCTCCTGAAGCGCATCCGGGAGGATGAGCGGACGCGGTACATGCCCGTGGTGATGCTCACCTCCTCGACCGAGAAGCGCGACATCACCGAGAGCTACCAGAACTGGGTGAACAGCTATGTCCGCAAGCCGGTCAACTTCAAGCAGTTCGAGGAGGTCAGCAAACAGCTCGGCCTCTACTGGGCCCTGCTGAATGTCACCGTGCCAGGAGGAACGCACTTGTGAGCGGACACCCCCTGCGCGTGCTCTTGGTGGAGAATGAGGAAGACGATGCGGAGCTCATCCTCGAGCAATTGAGGAAGGCGGACTTCGAGCCCTTCTGGCGCCGGGTAGACACCGCGGAGGACATGCGCAAGGAGCTGCTGGAGCAGTCCTGGGACATCATCCTCTGCGACTATGTCATGCCGCATTTCTCGGGGGCGGATGCGCTGGCGCTGCTCCAGGAGACGGGGCTGGATGTGCCCTTCATCATCGTCTCGGGACGCATTGGCGAGGAGGTGGCGGTCCACTCGCTGAAGATGGGGGCGCAGGACTTCTTCCGGAAGGACCGCCTGCGGCTGCTCGGGACTGCGGTGCAGCGTGAGCTGCGGGAGGCCGGGCTCCGGCGCGAGAGCTACCGGGCGAGGGTGGCGCTCCAAGAGGCCGAAAGCGAGCGTGCGCTGCTCCTGGACAATATCAAGGACTACGCCATCTTCACCATGGGCCCGGAGGGAACCCTCACCAGTTGGAACCCTGGCGTGGAGCGCTTGAAGGGCTACAAGGCCGAGGAGTTCATCGGCCAGCCCTTCTCCATGCTGTTTCTTCCCGAAGACGTGGTCCGGGGATTGCCCGAAGAGGAGATGCGGCAGGCCGTGGCCCAGAGACGCTTCGAGGCAGAAGGCTGGCGGCGGCGCAAGGATGGCTCACGCTTCTGGGCAGAGGTCGCGCTCACGCCCATCTTCACCGCCAACGGAGAGCTGCACGGCTTCACCCAGGTGACGCGCGACAGCACCGAGCGCAAGCGTCTCCTCGAGGAGCTGCGCGCCGCCATCCGCCTGCGCGATCAGTTCCTCGCCATTGCCTCCCACGAGCTGAAGACGCCGCTCACCTCGCTCAAACTCCAGCTGCAGAGCATGGCCCCCCTGGCCGCCGAAGCCGCCCGGGTGACGCCCAAGGCGGAGGTGCTGCCGCGCAAGCTCCAGGTGGTCTCCCGGCAGGCAGACCGCTTGTCCGGGCTCATCGATAACCTGCTGGACGTCTCGCAGATCACCTCGGAGCGCCTGGCCCTGCGCAGGGAGACGCTGGATCTCGTGGAGCTCGCGCGCGAGGTCTCTGCCCGCTTCGAGGACCTCCAGAAGACCAGCCACTGTTCCTTGAACGTCACGGCCCCAGGGCCTGTCCTGGGCAGCTTTGACCGGCTGCGCATGGAGAATGTGCTCACCCATCTGCTGTCCAACGCGTTCAAGTTCGGCGCGGGCAAACCCGTGGACCTCTCGGTGGAGTCCCTGGAGGGGAGTGCCCGGTTGACAATCCGGGACCGGGGCATCGGCATCAGCCAGGAGGATCAAGCTCGGATCTTCGAACGGTTCGAGCGGGCCGTACCCGAGAAGAACTACGGCGGATTCGGCCTTGGGCTGTGGATCGTCCGGCAGGTGGTGGAAGCGCACGGGGGCCGTATCGAGATGCACAGCCAGCCAGGAGAAGGCTCGGCCTTCGTGGTGAGCATCCCCCAGCGTTGAGACCTCCCTGGCCATCCAGGGTTGTGAAAAGTCCTTGGGGCGAGTACCTTTCCCGGGAGTACTTGGAGGCGTTTTGTCCCGATTCATCCTCTCTCTCAGAGCATCGATGCCCAGGCGCGGCGCTCCGGGAAGGTGTGTCCGGAAAACGCCTTGCCCTGGGGTCTGCGCCTCGACGGTCACGGGTTAGCCCCACCGCCGACGGCGCATTCCTGCCTCGCGGCCTGTAGTCCCCCTTCGCCTCATTCCCTCTGTCCCCTCTGAAGGGCTCCCGGCCGCCATGGTGCGCCAGGAGCACCGGGAGTCACCATGAATTCACGTTCCGTGCATGAGCCGCGCTCCGCGGCAACCGTTCCGGCTTTGCAAATCACCACCGAGGACATGACCCGCCTGCGGGGGGTGGTGGAGCGGCATCTGGAGGGCAGCAAGGCGGCAGCGGCCGAGCAACTGGAGCTGGAGCTGGACCGGGCCCAGCTGGTGCGTCCGGAGCAGATCCCCCCCGATATCGTCACCATGAGATCGCGCATCCTCTTCGAGGACCTGGACACGGGCCGCCGCCGGGAGGCGTCGCTGGTCTACCCGGAAGAGGCGAACATGGAGCAATCGAGGGTCTCGATCCTGGCGCCCGTGGGGCTGGCCCTGCTGGGGCTCCGGGTGGGCGACATCATCGAGTGGCCGTTGCCGAATGAGCGCCTTGGCAAGCTC from Stigmatella aurantiaca encodes:
- a CDS encoding response regulator yields the protein MASKRGVILLVDDNVDDVELTLMAFEKMQLDADIIVAYDGLEALDYLFGTGRYAGRDVRELPRLVLLDLKMPRLDGLGLLKRIREDERTRYMPVVMLTSSTEKRDITESYQNWVNSYVRKPVNFKQFEEVSKQLGLYWALLNVTVPGGTHL
- a CDS encoding sensor histidine kinase, whose translation is MSGHPLRVLLVENEEDDAELILEQLRKADFEPFWRRVDTAEDMRKELLEQSWDIILCDYVMPHFSGADALALLQETGLDVPFIIVSGRIGEEVAVHSLKMGAQDFFRKDRLRLLGTAVQRELREAGLRRESYRARVALQEAESERALLLDNIKDYAIFTMGPEGTLTSWNPGVERLKGYKAEEFIGQPFSMLFLPEDVVRGLPEEEMRQAVAQRRFEAEGWRRRKDGSRFWAEVALTPIFTANGELHGFTQVTRDSTERKRLLEELRAAIRLRDQFLAIASHELKTPLTSLKLQLQSMAPLAAEAARVTPKAEVLPRKLQVVSRQADRLSGLIDNLLDVSQITSERLALRRETLDLVELAREVSARFEDLQKTSHCSLNVTAPGPVLGSFDRLRMENVLTHLLSNAFKFGAGKPVDLSVESLEGSARLTIRDRGIGISQEDQARIFERFERAVPEKNYGGFGLGLWIVRQVVEAHGGRIEMHSQPGEGSAFVVSIPQR
- the rnk gene encoding nucleoside diphosphate kinase regulator, which produces MNSRSVHEPRSAATVPALQITTEDMTRLRGVVERHLEGSKAAAAEQLELELDRAQLVRPEQIPPDIVTMRSRILFEDLDTGRRREASLVYPEEANMEQSRVSILAPVGLALLGLRVGDIIEWPLPNERLGKLRILEVLYQPEAAGDFHL